GACAGGCAACAGCTAAACGGAAAAGGGCTGCAGGTATTACCAATATAAACACTGAATGACTGCTTCATTCATTACATAAAGTCATTCAGTCGTTGCTGATTACATGGATGGTTTAAGATACTTGTGCACATCTGACATTCAGCCTTGTAAATGATCTCTTATTTTAGCCTTTTcattaaattctaaatatattacGTAATATAAGTTAAATGACAATAATTGCTTGTATTCTTCAAGTAGCAACCTGTGTTAAgacactatttttattaatattttaaattagttttatctttgtattttctgttttcatttaaatttgagTTAAAGTCATAgtaattgtgttgttttatttattttctaaattatgtttgtagtttgtctatatagtttcaagttaaactaaatgaaattaagattttgGCAACAAGCCAAAGCCACAAGATATAAaaggcgttttttttttaatattttatttcagttaagaaTTTATTTCGtttcaagtttaaagtttatttacttttctgCTTAGCAATACTGAGATTGAATTAATGTAGAAAGTACATTCAAAGgtaaaattgcaagaaaaaacagaaatataaaatatatgagaaATATTCTAAACATGTTCAATAATTCTAcaccaaataataataagatataCATATGCAcacttacagttgaagtcaaaagtttacataccttgcagaatctgcaaaatgttaattattttatcaaaataagagggatcatacataatgcatgttattttttatttagcactgacctgaataagatatttcacataaaagatgcttgcatatagtccacaagagaaagttaaattataaaaatgacccggttcaaaagtttacatacacttgattacatacacctgaatgatccaaagctgttttttgttttgttttgttttttttgtttagtaataatTGCTAATGtgtttcttgtttgtcctgaacatttaaactgcctgcttcagaaaaatccttcaggtcccacaaattgtttggtttttcagcatttttgtgtattttaaaccctttccaacaatgactgtatgattttgagatccagctttttacactgagggattcatatgcaactattacagaaggttcagatgttcactgatgcttcagaaagaaaccttattttgtcttctggaaaacattgaagtatcttctgtagcttctgaagtccagtactaaaaaaaaaaaaaagatatttaggcaaaataagaaaaatgtacacattttcgtTCTGTTCGAAAGTTTTCtcaatgcataatttttccttctgaagcatcagtgagcatttgaaccttctgtaatagttgcatatgagtccctcagttgtcctcagtgtgaaaagatggatctcaaaatcatacagtctttgttggaaagggttcaaatacacaaaaacgctgaaaaaccaaagaatttgtgggacctgaaggatttttctgaaggacagcaggcagtttaactattcaggacaaacaagggactcatgaacaactatcacacagctgtggatcattcaggtaacaacaccgtattaagaatcaagtgtatgaaaacttataaacggggtcatttttataaattcaactattattttatcttgtggactatatgtaaatgtcttttatgtgaaatactttattcaggtcagtagtaaataaaaaataacatgcattttgtatgagccctcttattttggtcaaataattaacattttgcagattcttgaccagaaacttttgacttcaactgtagctCTGTCCATACATAgacaaaattaattatttaaatagtaagcagtaaaaatttaaaatccaaaataaGGGAAAAATAGCTTagtttgactagtagtgtataatgttaaatataaacatccCACCTCACAAACATTAATCTGCCAGTAGGCAGTGATTaacattttatctattaaaCTCCATGCAATATCTATTGTAAATAATAGTTTCAATTTCATGCTTTAGTTCATTCAGTCTAAAATGCAATTTTGGTTGTTTATTCCTTTTTACAATCATAGTCAGCCACTCTAATTAACTTGCTTTTATTCACTTAGGCAAAGTAACATTTCCATGCCTGAGTTTGTGatttgtttatgcattttgcaTATTAATGCATAGTTAATAAACCTTCGGCTTGTGTTAATTAACCATGCATCTGCTCTTTGACGCACAGACGACAGTGATGATGATGGCAAGGTTGTGAGGAAGAAAGGCCGGCAAGTGCGTCAGGCTGCCACTAAAGCTGCATCCAAACAGAGGGAGATTCTTCTTGGGGATGGAGGAAGTGAGGATGAGGAGggagaggaagaagaggaggaagacGACAGTGACGTTTACACCGGGGGTATGACGAGTATTATGTTATAGTCAAAATCTTAGGTAAACAGATATTTGTTGATCTAATTTAAACTTCCCTCTTCTGCTCACAGAAGATTCAGGCAGCGATGAAGACTTCATGGTTGAGGATGACGACGATGACAGCGATTATGGCCGACCCAAACGGAAGAACTCGAAAGTGAGCAGAAGAAGCAAAGACAAGAAATCCCCTAAACCGAAGATAAGGGCTTCAGGTAAAGCCACCCAgaactgtaagaccttcgtaATTAATCACTTCCTCCTTTAATTAATTAAGAACTTCCTCCAGATGCCTTTAACTGTCACAGTTACAGTAATCAAGTCAATTATCTTTTCCCAGCGACCCGAGGGCCCAAGAAGAGGAGAGGAAAGCGTCAGACGAAGGTGAAGAGGGTTGTAAAGAAGGCCTCGCCTAAAGCCGAAGACGAAGATATCGAGAGCAacaaggaggaggaggaagaagaggaagCGCAAGAGGAGGACAAAAAGGAGGCGCCCGCCGCCAAGAAGAAGCAGGATGATGAAAGTGGCGCCGAAGGAGAGGAAAACAATGACAACGGAgaaaaggaggaggaggaggaaaaaGAGAATGAGAATGAGAAAGAGGAAAAGGACGATGTTTCTGAGGAGGAAGCTCCATCAGGTGAAGACTGAGCTCTTTCGCCTGCTGGTGAACGTGTCTGTTATCTGTTTTTCTTAACGAGGAGCAGTAGAGTTTATTTCCCACAATACTCAAAGAGTGTTTTGGATGTTTGTTATGTCTCTCAGCTTGTAAATACCATATCTCAAAACGAAATCTGTAAAGTATCATCAGACCTACCCTAAAACTGTACGGTTTGGCCTAATCCGGAAATGCGGTctttcatattaatatttatcaatGTTTCAATTAGGGCTTTGCGACCGAAACCATTTTGTTACAGTTGACCTTCGATGTATAACAAAGGACGAAGATGATTtgcccaaaaaataaaatacagactaTACTGTAGGCTCTGTAGTTTATGGGCATCTTAAAAATTTTTCAAAACGCATTTGAAAACCATAACTGCTCGTTTAATTCCCaaacaaagcattttttgtgacttttaatGTACATGATCTCATCCCAGCTGCGTTGACCGGTGAAAACACACAGGCTTCTAATGAACATATACGCTTGTCGTCATGAACTGCACTGGATTGTTGTGGCTGCAGTTCAGTCACGTGATTTCCTTGCTACATCGACTGTACGTTACATAGCTGTAGTACGCTACTTTCTCCCACTTTCCGTGCAGTTATTTCTTGATTCAGTCTAGTAAATCAGCTTTTTCTGTCTGAGCATTTGAACTAAGATGAATTTTTCTATGGTTGTATTGAACCTCTTTCATGGTTGGCATGCTTTCATGTACGTGGTGCGAAGTACGTCGGTGGGCGGAGCTCTCGGGCTCTGACGTGAACCTTCAGGATGAGTGATGTCAGAAGTGAGCTAGTGAAAACCTTATTATTGACCTCTGTGATGCTTcatgtgtgcattttttaaGGATATTTTGATGCTTATAGATGCCTTTTTAATGAGCGGTCCGTCGAGCCATTAGAATGGTGAAAACGAGCTGAATTCAGTGCACACCACCCATAGCTTTCTCAGCTGCATATGACTATTTTTATTGCTTGTATCTCCATCCTAATCTGTAGCCTTTCAGCCTATATCATAatttatccaaaataaatgtttgttttaattacgCTATTctgatttttgtaaaatttgttttacaaggaaaaaataaaatgtatctttAAAGAAATCAAGTAGTTGCTGACCTGttcttcacattttttaaaacagcataaacatGACATCATGATGTTTTACTTAGCCTCTTTCAGATTAAAGATTAAAGTTCACTTagagaacaaacatttacagataatttactcacccccttgtcatccaagatgtttgtgtctttgtttcttaagtcgataagaaattatgtttcttgaggaaaaaatttgGGTAATTATGTCCATATGTCCATTATGTCCACTTAAATTGTgctccaagtttgaacttcaaaaatgtagtttaaatgcatcttcaaatggctctaaacgatcccagccgaggaaggagggtctcatctagcaaaacgatcggtcattttcgaaacaaattgataatatctatactttttaacctcaaacgctcgtctgagtgaactgttttttttttccggttcaaaacggttaatacagttagggtatgtcggaaaactcccatcttgttttcttcaccaacttcaaaatcgtactttattgctgcagaagtaccgacccagtgtttacaaagtgaacatgcaaagaagatcaaaccccctttacaaaaaaaaaaaaaaaaaaaggtaaaccaacgatgtaggacgattttgacgttgaagaagaaaacgagacgggactttttcgacatacccttaccctaactgtattaaccCGAATTACACCGACTACGCATGCACATCACAAAGACAAAGACGAGGTTAAAAGGtttataaattgtcagtttgtttcgaaaatgatcgtttcgctaaataagacccttcttccttggctgggatcgtttagagcccttttaagctgaatttaaactgcattttggaagttcagactcgTGAGCACCAttcaagtccactatatggacaacattcctgaaatgttttcctcaagaaacataatttcttatcgactaaagaaggaaaaacatcttggatgacaagggggtgagtaaattatctataattttttgttttggaagtgagcTTCTCCTTCCAAGTGCTGGATGAATATTGTTGAAACGCAACTCCCTCTTGAGTTCTTACCGGTTTGAAGAAGATCAGAAAAGATTTATCTTTGACGTGCAGCTGTTTTATGTTTGTACAGTTCCTTGAGGTATCCTACATGCTGTTTTTATAACCAACACTGTACATCCCATGATGGCCGAATATAGTTAAAAATCACACAAGCAATAACTTAAGAGAAATACTACTTTTTCTTTTActcttatttgtttttgtgcacATAAGATGTAAAGATCTTTCTGGAGGAGTTCAGCTGAgcaaaatttgcttttatacaaatagaaaatagtttggCAATGGCCTCTAGCATTTTTAGGAGATTTTTCAGCAGTTcacaataaaatacttaaagggatagttcacccaaaaatgttcaaggcccagaaagggagtaaggacatcattaaaatcaatCAGTGATTAATGTTTTGTACTCTCATAAATGTGTGATGGAGACTgagacagaagagaagaaatagttgaataaagtcgttatttttttctttgcgcactaaaaagtattcttgtagctttataaaattatggttgaaccactgatgtcatatggactattttaaggatgtccttactacctttctgggccttaaacatagtagttgtgttgctgtctatgcagggtcagaaagctcttggatttcatcaaaaatatcttaatctgtgttacgaagatgaacgaaggtcttatgggtttgggatgacatgagggtgagtaattaacgacagaattgtatttttggggtaaactatcctATTAAgggcagtgttggggaaagttacttttaaaagcaatgcATACAATTGTAAtactccctaaaaaaaagtaactaattgcgttacttagttactttttatgggaagtaatgcgttatgttactttttCTCATTTGGGCTgggtttgcttgtttgtttttactataaaaattttttggcaaatgtaaaaaccccttcacaccaaaagtgaaatgagtAATCCCAAGGCATTCTGGATTGCCTGAAGAATAGGACACCAGAGAAAAAAGTTCAACAGTCttcagcaatatttaaaaaaagaaagaaacacaaattTTATGTtcttctaaagtcatttttgcttattagcccagttgaattggatcatcaaaggtcagcagcaaagacactggcaaataaaatgagatttaatacataaagaatatttgttattcaacatatttaattattgtaggtttgcgtcatattctgagtttgcatttcactgtttttattcatttcaaggAATTCTGAATCAGCGCACACAACGTCTCTGCACTtacgatttctctcaacatgggaacaggagagctgtcagtcaataaatgggaaaacaaagtgcagatattttcttgttaaataaaaaggaaTTCATTACATAACTAGTTAtttggaaaaagtaatctgattacgtaacttacGTAACTTGTAATTCGCTACCCCAAAcactgcttaaaggagaagttgacttccagaacaaaaatttacagataatttactcacccacttgtcatccaagatgtttgtgtctttctttcttcagtcgtaaagaaatattgtttattgaggaaaacatttcaggatttctctccatgtagtggacttcaatggtgcccacgagtttgaacttccaaaatgcagtttaaatgcagcttcaaagagctctaaacaatcccagccaaaggGTCTTATtggttaatttctaaaaaaaaaaaaaaattacatactttttaacctcagatgCTAGTCTTGTCTAGCTGTGTCATGTACGTGCGAAGTCTGTgcaatccgggtcaatacagtagGTACAGTTTAGgtcgttcactttgtaaacactgggttttgacccggattacacagactacacagaCTATTATCTAGAGCcatttgaaactgcagtttggaaagTCAAACTcaaggcaccatagaagtccactatatggagagaaatcctgaaatgttttcctcagaaaatataatttctgtatgactgaagaaagaaagacatgaacatcttggatgacaaaggggtgagtaaattatctgtaaatatttgttctggaagtgaacttctccttttgtCACATTTACACTGCCctcaaaaagtttggaaacacccctggcaaagtgtggttttggatgatatcagcataaatccttataattttttggtgtaaatacattaaagtaagttgatattatcattgaagaccagcaataataattttcattttgattgaataataatggcaatatatacatgtccaagtcagacatgcccctttgccagctgcaatgcctggttactggtttaaacttggcccaggtttttaaaagatttttgggtcagcacaccttaatagcttcaacaattgattgccaattaagtttagaatacaatgaatttaggcctagattttgcagagctgtaatagctgctaatggtggatattttgatgaatataaactgtttatgtaataaaatatgttttcgtagtttgtgttgtccccagaattatcacaaattaaaaaggattcatgcaatattgtccaaaaccccacttttttctagggcgtttccaaacttttggagggcagtgtaccaTTGTCTGATAAATATTCGAGGAGAAAACACAGTCATTTCAAAAGGAGTTCATATGATCTGTAATTTTACATGAAAGCTCAAGATTTCCCAATGCAGATTTTGCAATGGATTCAAGTTGTTCATGCAGATTCACCACATTGACCATCTGAAAGCTACTTGCTTTAAAAGGGACTTCTGCATGAGCAAAAGAACAAATCAGCACAACGTGGCCACGATCTACTAAAATGAGGGAACTGTTTAAGTCGTGGGAACAAATTCTTACTTCATGGCCacaatttaactgaaaaaacggttgtgataaatatatttttgtttgcatgtcaTGAGTGGGGCTCCATTCTTTTGCAGTTCGCAAAAGGTAGTTcaaaattagtttaaatgttttaactgCAACAATACAACATTAGACAACAGTGGCCTTTATTGTTTTGGActgtacaaaatgttttaaattgtagagAATAAAAAAGTGATACAGGTTTAGATCAACATGGGAGTGAGAGTTATTCAGCATGTGACCTCAATCATAATTTGTCCAAAGCACACatgctgtatttattttggCAGAACACATGAAGTTTGCAAAAGATGTTGATGACATGGtgaacaataatttattttaaataactgtttgcaTTAGTCATCATGAGATTATTTGTTTTCACATGAATATAGTAGGATACTCCATGAACCTTCCAGCCCAAAACCAGTTTAACCAAgataaaaactgttttgaatAACTAGGAAAGTTCTAGGAATTTCTTCTTCAGGGTGGTGAATTATTAATTAAGAGTTTAATCTGGTATTAAATTTtgtgttaatgattttcagtcttAGGTAAAGTACAAaactttatacatttttatgccaTAAATTACTTAGTTCCCCttctgtaattaaatatttctcaCATTCTGTtccaataatattaataatttaacagtCTGGATTATCTGCgtatcaaacaaacaaaaaatacatatatagcAATACCAAACTTAgcagaaatacataaaaaacatattgCATCACTATGTagagtttttgttgtttttttacacaaatattatAATGAAAGCACATAGACTGTTTACACTTGAATTGTGAAGTATTTCCAGCTGGTTATGACCCATTAATGGTCTCatccagagtcacatttaaTTGATTCGGTTTGTATTACAGAAACTTTCTGTTCTAGTGCTGCTTTCTCTGAAGCAGGTAGAGCAGGTGCTGGTGGCGCTTCGACCATGGCTGCTTTTTTAGATGCTCCTAGATGGTGAACACATTGAGGCAGAGTCATATAATGCCCAGTTTACTCAAACAGAATTAACATCACCAGTTAATTATCACCATATAAGTTAGTTTTACCTGTGAGTTTTCTGTGGATGTGGTTGCACAGGATCACGCTGAGAAGAAAGATGAATCCAAGGCATCCGATGACCAAACCACACACCAAAAAACTGTAAGTGCCCTTTTTCTGAATTAGCTAGAAGAAATTTGCTAGGTTATTTACATTCTTAGAAAATCTTTtccaaatgtttaaaaagaagTCTAAGTACTTACTGATCCAACTAAAACCTGCAACGTCATCTCACCCATTCCAGAAGTCGTCACTAAGACTGCTGATGCACATCCTGAAGAAAAAGAAGgtttttgtttatgtgtttggtcttgtttgtttataattgtGGGAACCATCGGTCcgatctatctatcatctgatttttttccaatttagAACATCCCCAGATGTCCCCAATATGACTTTTTTGgttattctgtcattaattactcatcctcatgtcgttccaaacccgtaagaccttcgctcatcttaggaacacaaattaaagacattgatgaaatctgagagctttctgaccctgcacagacagcaacacaaataCCATGTTCAAATATTCTCATAGCGTCATAACAttagggttgaaccactgatgtcacatggactattttatcaaagtcctactacctttctgggccttgaacgtgtaagttgtgttactgtctatgcagggt
Above is a window of Labeo rohita strain BAU-BD-2019 chromosome 23, IGBB_LRoh.1.0, whole genome shotgun sequence DNA encoding:
- the nucks1b gene encoding nuclear ubiquitous casein and cyclin-dependent kinase substrate 1b isoform X2, which translates into the protein MARPSRNKRVVDYAQFQESDDADEEYGREADRPEKTSVKRSDDSRVKDHKKDFSDDDNDYGEDEEEDDDGGDSDFDAKEASRGRQATAKRKRAADDSDDDGKVVRKKGRQVRQAATKAASKQREILLGDGGSEDEEGEEEEEEDDSDVYTGEDSGSDEDFMVEDDDDDSDYGRPKRKNSKVSRRSKDKKSPKPKIRASATRGPKKRRGKRQTKVKRVVKKASPKAEDEDIESNKEEEEEEEAQEEDKKEAPAAKKKQDDESGAEGEENNDNGEKEEEEEKENENEKEEKDDVSEEEAPSGED
- the nucks1b gene encoding nuclear ubiquitous casein and cyclin-dependent kinase substrate 1b isoform X1 — translated: MARPSRNKRVVDYAQFQESDDADEEYGREADRPEKTSVKRSDDSRVKDHKKDFSDDDNDYGEDEEEDDDGGDSDFDAKEASRGRQATAKRKRAADDSDDDGKVVRKKGRQVRQAATKAASKQREILLGDGGSEDEEGEEEEEEDDSDVYTGEDSGSDEDFMVEDDDDDSDYGRPKRKNSKVSRRSKDKKSPKPKIRASGKATQNSTRGPKKRRGKRQTKVKRVVKKASPKAEDEDIESNKEEEEEEEAQEEDKKEAPAAKKKQDDESGAEGEENNDNGEKEEEEEKENENEKEEKDDVSEEEAPSGED